One genomic window of Cupriavidus malaysiensis includes the following:
- the ccoS gene encoding cbb3-type cytochrome oxidase assembly protein CcoS has product METLYLLVPLSLALVVLIAGAFWWALHAGQYDDLDRPAEAVLLDNDKPS; this is encoded by the coding sequence ATGGAAACGCTTTACCTGCTGGTGCCGCTGAGCCTGGCGCTGGTCGTGTTGATTGCCGGCGCCTTCTGGTGGGCCTTGCACGCCGGCCAGTACGACGACCTCGACCGGCCCGCCGAAGCGGTGCTGCTCGACAACGACAAGCCGTCCTGA
- a CDS encoding heavy metal translocating P-type ATPase, with product MPSADTCPLPAGTRAVPRPLAGGTGRHAAAACFHCGQALPEAGVLRADIDGEARAFCCGGCQALAQTLHAAGFGHLYGDQTRFARPIDDAARREAEPVWAAYDSEELRAQFVRPLDGGRAEITLTPENIRCAACAWLIEQHLARLPGVESVVANVATRRVLVRWRPQQTGVAGLLAALAEIGYLAWPFELSRSDADDRRERRGLLMRLAVAMLGMMQVMMYAWPIYTHEATIDPAMLQLMRWASLLLTLPVVLYSASPIFAGAWRSLRRGHAGMDVPVALGIGAGFLASVAATVHGSGEVYFDSVTMFVAFLLAARYLELRMRQASRSGAEMLARQLPATCERLDAGGNVERVPVARLRAGDRIRVKAGEVVPADGVVEAGSSAIDESMLTGESRPVRRTAGEAVLAGCFNTASPLEIRVERIGAGTRLAEIVAVLDRALADKPRLATLADRVAGWFVAALLLLAGVTGLVWWAWIDPARALLVAVAVLVVSCPCALSLATPAALAAAGASLSRRGVLLTRGHALETLAQVSDVVLDKTGTLTEGRFALAEVRAAQGAPADQCLALAAAMEAASEHPIAQALAAAAQERRAATAADGEGDSPPQVVPVAALRSVPGQGLEARIGARRLRLGRQSFVAELAGGAPGDLLHGAAEPDLPAGATTVWLGEADRWLAAFVLHDVERARTGVLLARLRGLGVRCHLVSGDDPATVDWWARRFGIADARGGTTPEDKRDYVSALQQRGAVVLAVGDGINDAPVLAQAQVSIAIGSGAPLAQAGADAVLAHGGVDEIATALAIARRTRRVVRQNLAWAFLYNVLAIPLAATGFVTAWMAGLGMSISSLLVVANAWRLLSAPAASGATDPASED from the coding sequence ATGCCTTCTGCCGACACATGTCCCCTGCCAGCCGGCACGCGTGCCGTGCCGCGCCCGCTTGCGGGCGGGACGGGGCGCCACGCCGCGGCAGCCTGCTTTCACTGCGGGCAGGCCCTGCCCGAGGCCGGTGTCCTCCGCGCAGACATCGATGGCGAGGCGCGTGCATTCTGCTGCGGAGGTTGCCAGGCCCTGGCGCAGACGCTGCACGCGGCCGGCTTCGGCCATCTCTATGGCGACCAGACGCGTTTCGCCCGCCCGATCGACGATGCCGCGCGGCGCGAGGCTGAGCCGGTGTGGGCAGCCTACGACAGCGAGGAACTGCGCGCGCAGTTCGTGCGGCCGCTCGATGGCGGGCGCGCCGAAATCACGCTGACCCCCGAGAACATCCGCTGTGCCGCCTGCGCCTGGCTGATCGAGCAGCACCTGGCGCGGCTGCCGGGCGTCGAGTCGGTCGTGGCCAACGTGGCCACCCGCCGCGTGCTGGTGCGCTGGCGCCCGCAGCAGACCGGCGTTGCCGGCCTGCTGGCGGCACTGGCCGAGATCGGCTACCTTGCCTGGCCCTTCGAGCTGTCGCGCTCGGACGCGGATGACCGGCGCGAGCGCCGCGGCCTGCTGATGCGGCTGGCGGTGGCCATGCTGGGCATGATGCAGGTGATGATGTACGCGTGGCCGATCTACACGCACGAGGCCACCATCGACCCCGCCATGCTGCAGCTGATGCGCTGGGCCAGCCTGCTGCTGACGCTGCCGGTCGTGCTGTATTCCGCCTCCCCCATCTTCGCCGGTGCCTGGCGCAGCCTGCGCCGGGGCCACGCCGGCATGGACGTGCCGGTGGCACTGGGCATCGGCGCGGGTTTCCTGGCCAGCGTGGCGGCGACCGTGCACGGCAGCGGCGAGGTCTACTTCGATTCGGTCACCATGTTCGTCGCCTTCCTGCTGGCGGCGCGATACCTGGAGCTGCGCATGCGGCAGGCCTCGCGCAGCGGCGCGGAGATGCTGGCGCGCCAGTTGCCGGCCACCTGTGAACGCCTGGACGCCGGCGGCAATGTGGAGCGCGTGCCGGTGGCGCGCTTGCGCGCCGGCGACCGCATCCGTGTCAAGGCAGGCGAGGTGGTGCCGGCGGATGGCGTGGTCGAGGCCGGCAGCAGCGCGATCGATGAGTCGATGCTGACCGGCGAGAGCCGGCCGGTCCGGCGCACGGCCGGCGAAGCGGTGCTGGCCGGCTGCTTCAACACCGCCAGCCCGCTCGAGATCCGCGTCGAGCGCATCGGCGCAGGCACGCGCCTGGCGGAGATCGTCGCCGTGCTGGACCGTGCGCTGGCCGACAAGCCCCGCCTGGCGACCTTGGCCGACCGCGTCGCTGGCTGGTTCGTGGCCGCCTTGCTGCTGCTGGCGGGCGTGACCGGCCTGGTCTGGTGGGCCTGGATCGATCCGGCGCGCGCGTTGCTGGTGGCGGTGGCGGTGCTGGTGGTGAGCTGTCCCTGCGCGCTGTCGCTGGCGACGCCGGCTGCGCTGGCGGCTGCCGGCGCCTCGCTGTCGCGGCGCGGCGTGCTGCTGACGCGCGGCCATGCGCTGGAAACGCTGGCGCAGGTCAGCGATGTCGTGCTCGACAAGACCGGGACCTTGACCGAAGGACGCTTCGCGCTGGCCGAGGTGCGTGCGGCGCAGGGCGCGCCAGCCGACCAGTGCCTGGCGCTCGCCGCTGCCATGGAGGCGGCAAGCGAGCATCCCATCGCACAGGCCTTGGCGGCGGCGGCGCAGGAGCGCCGCGCGGCCACGGCGGCCGATGGGGAGGGGGACTCCCCGCCCCAGGTGGTGCCGGTCGCCGCGCTGCGCAGCGTGCCGGGGCAGGGCCTCGAGGCCCGCATCGGCGCGCGGCGCCTGCGGCTCGGACGCCAGTCCTTCGTCGCGGAACTGGCGGGAGGCGCCCCGGGCGATCTTCTGCACGGTGCGGCCGAGCCCGATCTTCCGGCAGGCGCCACCACGGTCTGGCTCGGCGAAGCGGACCGCTGGCTGGCGGCTTTCGTGCTGCACGATGTCGAGCGGGCCCGTACCGGCGTCCTGCTGGCGCGACTGCGGGGCCTGGGCGTGCGCTGCCACCTGGTGTCCGGCGATGATCCGGCGACGGTCGACTGGTGGGCGCGCCGCTTCGGCATCGCCGATGCCCGCGGCGGCACCACGCCCGAGGACAAGCGCGACTATGTGAGCGCGCTGCAGCAGCGCGGCGCGGTCGTGCTGGCGGTCGGTGACGGCATCAACGACGCGCCGGTGCTGGCGCAGGCCCAGGTCTCGATCGCGATCGGCAGCGGCGCTCCGCTGGCGCAGGCCGGCGCGGACGCGGTGCTGGCGCACGGTGGCGTCGACGAGATCGCGACGGCGCTGGCCATCGCTCGCCGCACGCGCCGCGTGGTGCGGCAGAACCTCGCCTGGGCCTTCCTCTACAACGTGCTGGCGATCCCGCTGGCGGCCACCGGCTTCGTCACGGCCTGGATGGCGGGTCTCGGCATGTCGATCTCCTCGCTGCTGGTGGTGGCGAATGCCTGGCGCCTGCTGTCGGCGCCGGCCGCGTCCGGTGCGACGGATCCAGCCTCGGAGGACTGA